A genomic region of Arachis hypogaea cultivar Tifrunner chromosome 5, arahy.Tifrunner.gnm2.J5K5, whole genome shotgun sequence contains the following coding sequences:
- the LOC112800601 gene encoding uncharacterized protein, with protein sequence MNNNRARTTLQAMKASFNDGRKDKMESRGSKAMPAQKNGRRSNRERKMALIQDVDKLKRKLRHEENVHRALERAFTRPLGSLPRLPPYLPPYTLELVAEVAVLEEEVVRLEEQVVSFRQGLYQEAVYSSSKRNPENSSDEIDNNSKHQRSKSLSQCELNSSASPNGKPFHMKQDSLSSVSEEGRGKENKLFHSLVKNKQSPEKKAAKVITPVRKSPMKQQSSEKCVDHLKLQLEWRLVDQERAQSSSSWSDDKAPEVDSTPNRVSEDLVKCLCSIFLRIGREKEQLNDPYGICSDSKTRRDVGAYNNLCEIKASNVDLNRTTNAVFLIHRLKFLLGKLASVKLKGLTHQEKLAFWINTYNSCMLNAYLEHGIPESPEMVVALMQKARIIVGGQLFNAITIEHFILRLPYHLKFTCPKAARNDEMQARSIFGLEWSEPLVTFALSCGSWSSPAVRVYTASEIENELEAAKRDYLQASVGITKTKKLMIPKLLDWYLLDFAKDMTSLVDWVCLQLPFELRKEAIECLGGRGTHSVQVMPYDFRFRLLLHH encoded by the exons TGGTCGCAAA GACAAGATGGAAAGTAGAGGGAGCAAAGCAATGCCTGCACAGAAAAATGGGCGTCGATCGAATCGAGAAAGGAAAATGGCTTTGATACAAGAT GTTGATAAGTTGAAGAGAAAGCTGAGACATGAAGAGAATGTGCATAGAGCATTAGAAAGAGCTTTCACAAGACCTTTGGGATCTCTTCCACGCCTTCCTCCTTATCTCCCTCCATAT ACATTGGAGCTTGTGGCTGAGGTAGCAGTATTAGAAGAGGAGGTGGTTCGATTAGAAGAACAAGTTGTGAGTTTCAGACAAGGTTTATATCAGGAAGCTGTTTACAGTTCCTCTAAGAGGAATCCTGAAAATTCCAGTGACGAAATTGATAACAATTCCAAACATCAAAGGTCAAAATCTTTGTCCCAATGTGAGCTTAATTCATCAGCTAGTCCCAATGGAAAACCATTTCATATGAAACAAGATTCGTTATCATCCGTCTCGGAGGAGGGAAGAGGAAAGGAGAATAAGTTGTTTCATAGCCTTGTGAAGAACAAGCAATCTCCAGAAAAGAAGGCTGCTAAAGTGATTACTCCAGTAAGGAAATCTCCAATGAAACAGCAATCATCTGAGAAATGTGTGGATCACTTAAAGTTGCAG TTAGAGTGGAGATTAGTAGATCAAGAAAGAGCACAGAGTTCCTCAAGTTGGTCGGACGATAAGGCACCGGAAGTTGATAGCACACCCAACAGAGTTTCAGAGGATCTCGTCAAGTGTTTGTGTAGCATATTTTTGAGAATTGGCAGGGAAAAGGAACAGTTGAATGATCCTTATGGTATCTGTTCAGATTCCAAAACAAGAAGAGATGTTGGTGCATACAATAATCTGTGTGAGATTAAAGCCTCCAATGTTGATCTCAACCGAACAACAAATGCAGTGTTTCTGATCCACAGATTAAA GTTTCTACTTGGGAAGCTTGCTTCTGTGAAATTGAAGGGTCTTACTCATCAAGAGAAGCTTGCATTCTGGATAAACACATATAATTCCTGCATGCTGAAT gcaTATTTAGAGCATGGCATTCCTGAAAGCCCTGAAATGGTTGTAGCACTAATGCAGAAG GCAAGAATAATAGTTGGGGGCCAATTGTTCAATGCAATCACAATAGAGCACTTCATCTTGAGACTACCTTATCACCTCAAATTT ACGTGCCCAAAAGCTGCAAGGAATGATGAGATGCAAGCACGAAGCATATTTGGGTTGGAATGGTCTGAGCCATTAGTTACCTTTGCACTTTCCTGTGGAAGCTGGTCTTCCCCTGCG GTGAGGGTGTACACAGCATCAGAGATAGAAAATGAGTTAGAAGCAGCAAAGAGGGATTATTTGCAGGCGTCAGTTGGGATTACCAAGACAAAGAAGCTAATGATACCAAAGTTACTGGACTGGTATTTACTTGACTTTGCAAAGGACATGACGTCATTGGTGGATTGGGTGTGCCTCCAACTACCCTTTGAACTCAGAAAGGAAGCAATTGAATGCCTTGGCGGAAGGGGAACACATTCGGTGCAAGTCATGCCCTATGACTTCCGTTTCAGGTTGCTTTTACACCATTAA